The nucleotide sequence gaaagaggaTTAGCCTTAGAATcaaaagtcttgggttcaaattctgtcaatTACTATTTGTCTgactttggacaggtcacttatTCTCTTTAAGCtacagttttttcatctataaagtgaaggattTGAAGAAACACCCTCTAGGGTCACCTCCACATATAtgatctttccttcccttctgtcttgGATGAGGCGATACCTGTTCAACCATACCTTTATTTATTCTGATTTGCCAGTTAGTATTCTTCAACAATCAGAAAGTAAAAAAGTTCCTTGGGGCCAGGTGAAGAAAATAACCACTATCAGAACTATGCCAGGCAATTTGATTGAGTGGGTGGAATGTTAGAAGGTACAAACAAGCTTATTATTGAAACAATGACTAAGTTgattgtttcctttaaaaaataaatcagtgaTATCTTGGGTTTTtagttttttaatagaaatacatTTTGGTTTGGGGCTTGAGGGAGACGTCTTAGGGCTCCATAGTACTGAGAGAGCCTTGAAAATCATTGTCTAAATAGTTTTTAGGTGGATATGGCTAGAAATGTGAAGAGGCAACTAAAGCTTTAGAGAGGtaaaatttgttttcaaaatttggttgtgtgtacatgtatacatgtgcatgaaTACGTAtatgaagggagagagacagagacaggggagtgagagagggaagagaaggggggagggagtttATAGTTAATGTAAATTCACAAGAATAAAAATTATCCCTTCAGAAATAGGTAGGTAAAAAATAGGCTAGGGTCTTAAAAGACAGAAAGTATATACTGTAGTTTTGCaaaaagggaagataaaaatcattttagcaaTATTCCTTATTTCAGTAGCAGAAGTATAGCACATGGCAAGGATGTTTGTAAGGATAAATATGAAGGGCTCAATCTAAAGAGAAAATTCTGAATGTCACAGTCAAGAGGGCTACTTAATGCCCTGAATAGCGGTATTCTCAAAAGTAAAATGATGTTTCAAAGGGACCCTTGAGGCCAAATAGAtatctgaagtaaaaaaaattactctttcCTCTTTCAGAGATGGGTCCACTGTTCATAATAATGTTTCTGGCCACTGTGATCCATCAATCTACAGGAGTGGTAAGGAATCCAGATGTTTCTAACTTTAAAGACACACCCCATGACTTCAGTGTGGGGTGAGAAGAGTgaacggagattcagaatctagggAATTCTAAAAAGAATCAtataatcaaataaaaagaaaagctctTCACCAGGGATCCTTGGAGGAGCCCATTATCAATGTCATGATGAGAGGTCAGGAATCAGAACAAAGCTATGAACTAATGAATGGAACCAAAAAAGGTGAGATATTGAGTATTTTGACATGAAATAAGTAGCATATAAATTGTATATAAACTTCAAAATGGGACTAAAGACAGCAAGACTTTGTGTAGTAGTGGTTAGAGAGCCAGCCTTCCAGAGagttaggaatacctgagttcaagatCTTTCCCTGAGACATACTGGTTAGTTgatgagtgagtcacttaacctgtcaatGCCCCAGTTCCAGTATAGGAATTCTCCACACCAATCACTCAAGAAgcaattattatgtaaataactcTGTAGAAACAAGATATTCAtagtgtctcaaaagtcttaatgTAGTTTTCATCTATTAAAGCTTTCAACTTTTGCAAAACCCTGTATACagcataaattagaaataatcgaCAGAGGCACTAGCCTTAGGGTGAAATTGGGAAAGGATTGTTGTTGAAATGAGGTTATTGCTggaacttgagggaagccagggaatccaggaaagccaggagatagagatgaggatgAAGAGACTTATAGGTAGGGGAGTGGCCaataaaaatgcccagagtcaagacaTGGAGTattttgtgtgaggaacaacaaagaGGTAAGCATCTCTGAGTTGTAAAGTATATGATATTAGGTGTAAGtgaattggaaaggtaggaaggggactAGTTTATAATAAACTTTAAATGCCACACAagaaagtttatatttgatcctgtaatAGGGATGACATTTGAGGTACTTGAATAAAgagagatgacatggtcagacacatgcttttaggaagattaatctgtcAGATAATAAAATCCCAGATTCAGACCAAAACtttaaagaataacaaaaatactattatgaatattatttttgaGCTAAAAACTCAGATACTTTTTTATGATAAGTATAGCACTAAGTATTTTAGCCCTCAAAGAAGTCCTATGCCTGACAGTACTTATATTGCTAAATTTTCCTGGCTCCTGTCAAACAACAAGCACTACCCCTAAAGTAGAGGTTCTTTAATTGGAGTCTATGGACTCCCAAGTAGTTCAAAAATAGATTTCAGGAGACCCATGAACTTTGATGTGGAAgaaatgcatatttattttaatataattggtttcctctgcaatcctaatgtatttattttatgcatttaaaattattatctgaaaagggtccatagactttaccagagTGTCCAAAGGGTCTATGATAGGGCTAGACTAATTCAGTAAACCccacaacaaacaacaataaagacTGAGATGGACACAAAGAACAATACAGTAAATAACAAATTGATCTCTGTATGGTTTTTTATTAGAATTTCACACTTTATAGTAATTTGTCCACTGTGAAAATAGAGGTGCAAAACAAGATCCTTGAACATCACAATAATATAAGAAGATCAGTGATCCCAGCAGCTAGCAATATGCTGAAAATGGTAAGTCATACAGAGAGAAGGAGGTATGTAAAAGCTTTAAAAGTAACTCCATGACAAAAGGCAGGCAACATGTTCTTtctgcttaaaaaatagaattagcatGATTTAGGATATAGTCCATAGCCAGTAGCTTTGTGACCAAGGATCTATCCACGGTCCTATGCCATTtgacatttttataaattatttgtatGAGtctttcaatcaacaagcatttattaagtatatactctGTGTTGGGTAGTGTGATAAGTGCCAGGGAAAcaaaaaaggtgggggaagaaCTTTTACCTAATGGGATGAAGACATGGTACAATTAAAAgatctgaaaatgaaatgaatctGTAATGGAGGTAGGTGAGGGAGTAGAGAGGATAGTTAATATGTTGGATAACAGAACCAAAATCCATAAGGACAATGCTAGAATGCTGAGCCAAATCTAATAAATTCAATGTAAAGGAGAATAATAGAAAGACCAACCCAACTGTGCAAGTagggaatgggggaaaaaagcatgGCTGGATATCAGTTCATAGTGTTTTAAAGTCTGGTGGTGAAAGCTTGATATAAGTCAACAAAATGACAAGGTAGCCAAAAAGAGCTTAAACTGCATTAAGAAAGGCAAAGCATTCAGGGTGACGTGAGAGTCTTACTCATTGGGCTTTGCCCTGCTCGGACTATATCAGAccatactgtgttcagttctggtacCATGTTTTTGGGgaagacattgacaagctggaatgCATTTAGAAGATGATCAGGATGCTTTAGGGACtggagattatatatataatatatatatacacgtatgtatgcgtatgtatgtatatatatgtatatgtgtatatatatgtgtgtgtgtgtgtgtgtacatatatatatatatatatatatatgttgtaaaGATTATGCCTTcggttgaaggaaatggaattttatttAGGAGTGGCATGTTAACTGCCTTCATATCTTTGAAGCATTATTATGTAGAAGAGGGATTTAACTAACCCAGCAAGATATTATTGTCATAATCACCAGTGTTCTTCAGCTAAAAATGCCATATCCAGCTGTTGTCTCAATTTTTCCCTAACAGTACAGGTTCAGAGATGTAATAGAGCCAGCTCCTGCTGGCTCCTAAggacaaatttttaaattttcagtgtaagcattacATCTCAGTAATCAGCAAATGATAATACAAATCAGAAATTGATCTGTTGTTCTGCTGAttgcctagatttaagaaagcaataaagaaagtgctaataattcagattaaacttaaaagagtgTCATGCATTttcagagagctagttgttaaacacttaccagcacaccactgagtGGAAAGTGGGATAAGTGGCTCTTAGAAACAAGGGCTAGAAAAGTAGGAGAGGAGCTCTTCTAGTCAGCATAATTATGGTTGGATACTCCCCAATGGCCCGGTCTCAATAACCCATGTATCTGTAGACTCATAGTGCAGTGGTAAGAGATTTGGAGccaaaaaatctgggttcaaatcataattcagctacttactacctatacaaccctggacaagtcatttaacttttctggacctcacTTTCTTCCACTATTAAAATTCGACTGGatacctcccagctctaaatctatgattgcaTTTTCCTATAATTCCCTAGGATATGGATAGAAGTCCAAAGAGGGGAAGTGTGGTGTGAACTCTTCCCACCATACATACTAGCACCTCTATGACTCTCTCCATGGTCCTGGATATGACTCTAAATAAATATGACACCTTTATGGTATACACCAATTCTAAATCTAGACAACGGATACCCATTCAATGCCCCAGGATGACTAGCACTACCCCCAAAGGATTTACTCCCTCACCTCTTCAGACCTCTgattcttcatctagaaaatgagaaatCTATATTAGATGAAGTGTTAGGTCCTTAACTACTCCATATTTTAACATATCAATGGATCCACTGTCATTGATTGTTTCCCCTGCCCCCAGACCCCCCAACCCTGCCATGACACAGATAAAAGTTATcttatcctgtgtgactcttgtgcATGGTCTTCTACCAATCCTCTACCATTGTTACTAATAGCCTCCCTTTCCAACCCTTGATATTACTTGGATCCTAGAGCAGCAGGTAGGCTGCCTATTATCCCTTATTCTTGCCAGATACCTGAGCCACCTCCTTCTCCAGTTATACATCTCTTTGATGATATGATTTAtgctattttcttcatcattcatAATAGCATCTTTTTATTCATTGCacatctttccactgccctttgagAGGCCTATGATTTTGATTTCTTGGATATCATGGGTTTGCTTCATTCTAAGCCAGACTCTAACAGCAAGTCCAAGAGGAGTGCTATCATCCCATTCACTCTAGGGCAGGAACTTATGAAAAAGTTGATGGTTCTCATCCACTGATGCTCATTATCCTCATATGAGTTCACACAAAATAAGATTTTCTAGTTTATTAACAATGAATTTGGGTTGTGAGTCTAGCACAACTATCTAACAAGCCCATGGGATCCATGGGATACCATACCAGAAAATCCAGGACATGTACCTCTGTTCTTCCCAGGGTCAGGTGGTTCAGTCACTGGATCACAAAATCTTAGGATTGGAAAGAGTCTTAGACACCATTTAGTCTAATTCcttgattttaaagatgaggaaacagcatcCCAGATAATATTTGTGGGTGCATAATgttgtataaatacatatataacataagggtacatatagacatatatctatatatacatatgtatatatagcatttTGCTTAAAAACAGTTTGACACACCTTATTTCGTGTTATTTTCATTAACGGCCCTGTAAAATACAAAAGGTATTACTGTTTCCATAGTTGCAAGTGGCATATGCTGTACAAAAATCTCAGTCTCCTGTTTCTAAGCTACTGGCAGTACATAGCAGGAATGGCGGAAGAGTATGGAGATATATGAACAAATTGAGAAGGCTGTTGCCTTAGTTCAAGCATGAAAGTTAAGAAATTATCTAATtcctggaataaaaaaaatgctaaatgaaATATGTCCTTTTTTCCACTAAGGAATGGAGTAGTGAAGTTGCTTCAAATGCTCAAATGTGGGCGAATGAATGCAAGATGAAAAATAGTGGGTTTTCTGTTAGAGCTATTAATGGTAAGTAAAGATTTACAACACATATACTCAGATACtttaagaatgttttaaaaatagaacttCAATGGTAGCAAGATGACCAGAACTTTGCTCCAGGGTGCTAAAATGTAGCAGGAACTGACTTttagaaggttaaaaaaaaccctgaatttaGCACCTGGTAAGCAAGAATAAACAGCTAAAATAGGAAGCAACCAGAAAACACTATCTGCTACGTCCTCGCTAAGTTCTTCCTTGACCCATAAAGCTACCGGCACAGCCATTCAACATATAGGCTTTTTCATTGATTTTGGTGGTAAcatttcagtcagtcagttaataagcacttactaagagATTACTGTGTATTAGACACTGTACtcagctctggggatgcaaagaaaggtcaaagatagtccctgccctcaaggatgtCACAATCTAATGGGCGAAGTTATCACATATTTAAAAGACTGAAAAGTAGAGGGAGAGCAAGAGAGGGATACTCAGAATAGGTATATGATGAAGTcttgcagccaggtgagaaattaTGAGATGTCTACCCTGGGTCCCCTCCTTAAAGATATGAACAGAGATTTCTAATGTCCATTCTCCACCCTCTCCAATCACCAACAAAATTGTTGGACTAGATCCTCCTCCCAAATATGCTAGATACCAACTACTGGGAGAGCTACAAAGATATAAAAGTCATAGTTCCTGTCCTTGTGAGCTAGTAGGCATAGTTATTGTACCAATATGGTACAAGTTAGAATTTTAATACATAAGAagaatataaattgttttgagATCAACTAAAGGTGGGGGGACTTCAAGTTTgtaatagagaaagaaattatggaAGACTAAATGGGGGAGGTAGTATATAAGGTAGGTTTAAAAGaatatgttagctattaataaGCAGAAATGGTTGGAAGATAACAATCTGAAGAGCAAACAGCATGGCTTACTTGAGGGCCTCGGAACAATTCAGCCTATTTTCATATGTTCATACTCACCGCTTACCTCTAAGTTTCTTATAATTTCTGTTaagagtcatagaattttagagctccAAAAGACCTTATGGAGATAACCTAGTTCTTCCTCTTAGTAAGATCAGGAGAAGGCAAGCATGTACAGTATatttgactctggagtcagaggactttaggttcagatcctgcctcagacacgaACTGCCTATGCAGCAGTCCTTGGACAACTTATGTCACCTCCTTGAGCCATGAtatcttcatctgtcaaatgaaagagtTGGCAAAAGTAGCTTTtgctgtccctcccagctctagatctgaaCATGCTAGGGAACAGTTCTCAGAGTTTCTGTTGCTAATAGTTCTTTGCTAGAAAGTTCACTTTCTAGTATACACCAAAATATAAGTTCCATTAAAATGACAGGTTTATTGTAGAGAATTAACTGATAGCTTAGTGGTCTGAATGCCATACAGACTGAAAATGGGTAATTTGCCCCCAGGTTGCAGGGTGTGCACTTGAAGAAACATTTATAAGGGAggctattataattttttttcatttttacaaataattcaCAAATGTAAATGTAGTAGAAATGTAAATATAGGTTGGCAATAATCTTTCCACATTACTCTGTGGGGTACTTATTGCaaatattatcattctcattttacagagaaggaaattgaggaccagagatGAAATAACAAAACTAGGAAATATTACAGCAgttttcaaacccaggttcttcctgaattcaggtcaTATCCTTTCAAAAGCACCAAAATTACATCTCGGCCAGATGTAAAAATTAAGGTATAGCCAGGGAATTCGATCAATTCAACATTAAATGGTAACCCTAGGGCAAATGCATACtcaattttcctttgtttctcatttttatcttgtACTCTTAGTACAATTAGGGAATCtgaattatttctcttctctcagaTACAGAATGTGGTGAAAACATATTTGGATCAAGCTTTCCTGCCTCCTGGGATGATGTCATCCTTGGTTGGAAACTAcagaaaaggaattttatttatGGACTAGGGGGCATCAATGAAAATCACAATTTTCTTACTTACATTCAGGTATAAATTATAGCACTGTGACCATTTGTTGATTATCTAACAAAATAGAATTCATCATCCAACATAGAGCCTTGAGCACAGTAAGCTGTTCACTAATCTTTATTGAATGAATGTTGAATACATCTAGTGTATTTCTCTTCTCTATCCTAACCCACTCCAAAATAGATAATTCTATTCCTATGTAGTAAACTTTTGAGCTTTGACCATCAGAGGGTCAGTGTcacagtatagtggaaagaccatTGGCTTTGAAGTCAAGCCggttaggttcaaatcccacttctcacACTCTAttttatcttgggcaagtcacttaatctctttgagcccCAGTTTTCACTGATTCAAATTGAGAGGGTTGAACTTgaaaacctctgaggtcccttttagccctgaatctgtgattctatgacttaGTGAGTACTTCACCCCAACTCCTTATTCTCCAAAAAACCAATGCTTCTTTGTGACCTGAGAagctatatatttaaaaaagatgTTGAGAAGACCCAAGTCAATCTAAGGCAAAACTAAGCAAgcaaattttgtattttatgttcTTTTACCCCTTTTTATGGGCTTAGAAGAAGATAATACTCCTCCAActccttttgattttctttccccAACCAGAAACCTACCTTTGGCATGTTATAGTACCCTTCCTTAGACAGCTCTCTTAATTCTCAGAATGCCCCTCATACCTCTACTGATTGTAACCTACTCCATGGAATATTGGGCAAATGATGATTTGAGTGCTGCAACGATGCTTCAGCATATTGAAATAGACAGAAGGGCTATTTTGGGTGAATTCCCTCATTGAATAGGTTCCCTATGAAGGACTTATGGAAATCATTAGTTGTGGAGTGagagtatctgagttcaaatcctacctctgaaatgatcacttctgtgaccttgagaaTGTCATTTAGCTTCCCTGGACTTCTGTTTGCTTATCTGTCAATGAAAGAATTGGGCTAAatggcctttgagatcccttccaactctagatcaaTGATCTTATAATCCCTTGACTTAagaattgtaagctcctcaagagcagggaatgtcttttgcctctttttgtatctccagtgcttaacacagggctggcacattgtaggtgcctaataaatgtctattgattgattgattaattgagagACACGGAGAAGACTGCATTGATAGAGAAGGTATGGAATGGTTACCATTTATACTGTTTTGGGGTCATTTAAATGTCTAAAAACCTAAGTGAGAGGTCATGTGggatggatagagaactggttaCAGAGCTGGTTATGTCCTGCTTCAGACACATTCTGGCGATgtaactctggccaagtcacttaatgtctcaatATTCTAGGCCCTTCTCCAAGACTCTAAGTTGCCAAGAAAATGCTGAcctacattagtagagggagttccctcagCTGGGatttccctgtaccaatgaaatcataagtacAGTCCCTGTCCCTAATGGAGGCAATAAAGAATGAAAAGCCTGCCTGGGGATTAAGATGGGAGGCCACAGAGAGACAACTCTAGAACCAAGAGAGACAATCAAATGAGGGATTATCAGGATCAATTTAATtccatccaacaaacatttattaagtacctattgtgtaTAATATACTATTTGACTACTTTTGGGGGATATAGAGATAAATAAGGTCCAGGTCTTATTCTCTAAgtatttacaatctaatggggggaggggtaaggaTAAGTATAAAAATAACCCTGATATATGAGAGATACTAAAAAGAAGAGATCTAGACAAAGTGCTAAAAGAAATCAGGAGTCAGTATTCACTTCCATATTGTATGAGAAGGGGAAGGTTGGAGGCTGAAGGGTAAAGGAAGATTGTAGGGAGGAAAGGGATAGGAAAATGGATTGAATAAATAGGGCCCATTTAAGCAACTAGGATAAAATGCAGGCTGCTAATTAACATGAGCAATATGGATTGTGAACGATttatcttttgggttttttttttttacctatagaTGGTCTGGTATAGAACTTACAAAATTGGATGTGGTTTTTCCCAGTGCCCAAACAATAAATATAAGTACATTTATGTGTGCCAGTACTATCCAGGGTAAGTGTGGTTGTCATTTATTATTGGTCACTTCTCATTGTTCTTTATTGATATTACATCCCAAGATATTCCACATCCTCCCCACTAGTTATACTTATTACAGCAAGGTGAAATCTTATTCTGAGGTGAAGACAGAAACCACTCAGGTACTTTCGGACTTAGACATAGGCTTCCAGAGGGATGGGCCTCATAGAATCATCTATGTTGCCTAGACCCTAAGGTTTAAACAACATGTGACTCACTCTGTAGGTACCAGACATAGGGTGACACTAGAGTAGGGTCCAAAGTGAGTTAGGACTTAAATAGGCTTGTAATGAAGTACCTTCAATTCTTGCGTGctagtacaaaaaaaaatggaagaaggttTAACAGTACcaaatcttaaactatattacaaagctgtAATTGTTAAGACTATTTGGTAATAACTAAGAAATAGCAAGGTacatcagtggaacagagtagacatataatttacagcagcaaataagtatagtaaccttgtatttgacaattGTAAAGActtaggtcacttaacttctctagatctatttcctcatctatagaatgaagatGATAGCAATATATGCATACTATGCTTCCTAAGACTGCTgtgcaaatcaaatgagataatatatatatatataatttcaaattCTATATGAACACAGTTCATACTGTTtatcctattttctcatttttttgcctTGTGCCATATTTCCTCCTGACACAGTCTTCTGCCTTATTTTTCTGATGTAAAAATGAATTCTTTAATGACTAAATATGGCACCTTTACTGCTTGAAATTCAGTCAGAATTCTGTATACAATTTATAGTGTTTTTATCAGAATTCAGCTTCTATGGGGGCTGTCCTTGGGGCTGGTTGATGTCTATGATGAACTTACTCTTTTAAAACACTTCTTCTTTTGCCATACAGAAGGAATGAAGGCACTTCATTAATGACACCCTACAAGAAAGGTGACAGATGTGCTGATTGCCCTCATTCTTGTGAAAATGGGCTTTGTAGTaagttttgtggaaaaaaaatacattctctttgtttctctttctttactttggtatttgtgtgtgtgtgtgtgtgtgagagagagagagagagagagagagagagagagagagagagagattactaGTTTTCCATCAATGTTTCCTCATAATATGGAGATGACCTTGGGTTCTTGAAAGCCAAGCCATCTTGAAAGCAGATTCTACCAACTGGGAGGGGCTTTGAGAGCAAGCCTGGTAATGAACTATGTAAGGGAGGGGATTTCTCACTGAGACCCTCAATTTATGTAAAGGCATGATGTTTTAATATCTGTGGTTGAAGGcaacaacaggctaggtgatagaaaaattcatattgcttatttatttattcattccctttaaacttagcagatacatgcatgcatggggcccagactaagtctgactccctgaacaaagaaatgagtaagcttaaatacattttttggtcccaacacagcagcctgcattacatcacttttatgacccccatgtatgttaattatgatacaagacaaggattttctttAATGGAATACATTGTAAATGCAACAAATCAGATAGTTGACAgggtgtcaattgaaattacaacccaggatctctgtgtttaatttgccattaacattccataacacagtatatgcccataaaatattacgataaggaaaagtcacataattcaagatagtgtctggggtcaaggttttcacccttaatggccatgaacAGAGATAGGAATGCTTTATCTGAATTTGTTGACATCAGAAGAGGCATcactgagcttactcagagaacaaagagactgttaggataaggcttttcttctggttaatcagttcaagccctgagtcttattgaaattacaaaaattatataaaatggtataaaatgttccacatatCTAAATAAGATACTCTGTTTTCTGATATACTTTTATCAGGCACGAATGCTTCTTCAATTGGATCAATGGAAACATTTTATGATTAGTATTAAAAATCAGTCACACTCCCTAGGCCCATATAGAAAAATAGCAAATCAGTCTAGGTTTGGACCAGCCTCTAAGGATCATTTGGCTAAGTTCAAACAGACTTAATCACCAGTCTTTGGAGATCTGAATTGGTGCATGGACTTTAGATAGCAATGAAATCAGTATCATGAAACTTTAACTCACATAAACATATATCCTATGCCTGAGATCATTACACCCTACTTACCTAGTTTTTGAATATAAGAAGGGAGAATCCCTTCCCAGAACAGAATGAGGCAgttctctgaaaacttcctgttcacatACGTAATGTGTCAAAATCTAATTCAGAGACACTCATTATATCATAGCATATATATGTAACAGTGGTTAGGAGTTAGGATTGTTTTACTGAAGGGGAAAACTAGCTATTCCTTCTCTCTGGCTGTCAGTCTTGTATGGAGAGAGCTGCTCTTTCCCATTCAGGTCTCCCAGTGTCCTCAAATTTTCCCTTATTCAGTGTCCTCATTCTACCCCCCAAATTAAGAGTCAATAGGAGGTTAATTGCCTGTGGCTACTGCCTCAGAGGAGCTTTCTTCCACTTTTAATTCCAAGCCTTCTCCCACCAAAAAATGGCTCAATCATCCTCTCCTGTACAGTCTAGATTCACTTAATCTTTTCTTTGCAGTGGGGGTACTATAATACTATATGCAAACAAAATTTATTGTATTTGACTCAAGCCCCTAGCAAGGAAAAACCCAGTTAAAACCCCAGAAAGAGAATGTCTTTTCCTGTGGCTGTGTCCTTGAGTGACCATGACCTCCTTACTCACCTCCTATTAATCCCACAAAGTCACACATACAATGAACAATAGTTTAGAGAAATCTGTTTATTTTAAGGACACAAAGCAAATCCAGGAAGCAAATAGACTCTTAAAGAACTGAGAAATGAGATATAAACTCAAAAAGAGAGCTGGAATAACCTAAGGGAGGGGAGTAAAGCATTTCAACAGCTTCCTTCTCAGCGTCAAAGGCAGACACAATCATTTTCTGTTGGGTCCAGGTGGCACCTTATCAGTCAACAACTATCTTTTTTCCTATCATCTCACTCATAGTCAGCATCTCACCTTCTGCTTCCACTTAGTCAAACTCTCAGAATTATCAATacacctcctccctttttctgaGTAAGTCTCTCTCAATGTACTcctaatgaaatttttaaaaaaaactttctcagAATAGACTCTAGTTCTCAGACTATGTTCCTTTCTTCACACCCATATATGCTCAACCTTCAGGTATCAAACACAAGACCTAAGGCCCTTAAATTGCATCCTAATGCCCTTAA is from Trichosurus vulpecula isolate mTriVul1 chromosome 7, mTriVul1.pri, whole genome shotgun sequence and encodes:
- the LOC118857837 gene encoding cysteine-rich venom protein-like, which translates into the protein MFKPYEMRRKGKEDQHAEMGPLFIIMFLATVIHQSTGVNFTLYSNLSTVKIEVQNKILEHHNNIRRSVIPAASNMLKMEWSSEVASNAQMWANECKMKNSGFSVRAINDTECGENIFGSSFPASWDDVILGWKLQKRNFIYGLGGINENHNFLTYIQMVWYRTYKIGCGFSQCPNNKYKYIYVCQYYPGRNEGTSLMTPYKKGDRCADCPHSCENGLCTNPCQYEDKYTNCQNLKDQLTCDFTHIKLHCEASCKCTSEIK